A portion of the Lolium rigidum isolate FL_2022 chromosome 1, APGP_CSIRO_Lrig_0.1, whole genome shotgun sequence genome contains these proteins:
- the LOC124665727 gene encoding BTB/POZ and MATH domain-containing protein 2-like, translated as MANNSTSAANHVHNLPKTSSRCITESFTATHDFEVTNYLQLDGMGVGKFVYSGTFSVAGYDWSIRFYPDGVRDDCDGNASAFLYCVSQAKAVRTKFTLNMLEKEGKVKVTDLGAIERIISSPTYDWGYPRFVEKSKLKSLSHANSGNLIIRCVLTVTKEHRTDAVTQPNLADHLLQMWKDTEGADVTFSVCGQLFRAHRCLLAARSPVFKAELFGPMKEKATNCIKIDDIEPQIFEALLHFTYTDSMLDDERFKEDRYGVEKLRVICEGKLCESIDVETVATTLVLAEQHHCKDVKEACLEFMASRKVLRAVMETDGFKHLVTTCPLLMKEILEKVSRSDL; from the exons ATGGCCAACAACTCCACTTCTGCAGCTAACCATGTCCATAACCTACCCAAGACGTCGTCGAGATGCATCACGGAGAGCTTCACCGCGACGCACGATTTCGAGGTAACCAATTACCTTCAGCTCGACGGCATGGGCGTCGGCAAGTTCGTTTACTCAGGCACATTCAGCGTTGCTGGCTACGATTGGTCTATCAGGTTCTACCCAGATGGAGTGAGGGATGACTGCGACGGCAATGCATCGGCCTTCTTATATTGCGTCAGCCAGGCGAAGGCTGTGAGAACCAAGTTCACCCTGAACATGCTGGAGAAAGAGGGCAAAGTAAAGGTAACCGACCTCGGTGCCATAGAGCGTAttatttcttcgccaacctacgaTTGGGGTTATCCTCGATTCGTCGAGAAATCGAAGCTGAAATCGTTGTCCCATGCCAACAGTGGGAACTTGATCATACGGTGCGTTCTCACTGTGACGAAAGAACATCGCACTGATGCGGTTACACAGCCGAATCTGGCAGACCATCTTCTGCAGATGTGGAAGGATACAGAAGGAGCAGATGTGACATTCAGCGTTTGTGGCCAGCTTTTCCGTGCCCACAGATGCTTGTTGGCCGCACGGTCTCCGGTTTTCAAGGCGGAGCTTTTTGGGCCGATGAAGGAGAAGGCCACAAACTGTATCAAGATTGACGACATTGAGCCACAAATCTTCGAGGCGCTTCTCCACTTCACATACACAGATTCCATGCTAGACGATGAGCGATTCAAAGAAG ATCGATATGGAGTGGAGAAGCTGAGGGTGATCTGTGAAGGCAAACTCTGTGAGAGCATAGATGTAGAAACGGTTGCGACCACGTTGGTGTTAGCAGAGCAACATCACTGTAAGGATGTCAAAGAAGCTTGCCTTGAGTTTATGGCTTCACGGAAGGTGCTACGAGCTGTCATGGAGACCGATGGTTTCAAGCATTTGGTGACAACATGTCCTCTGCTCATGAAGGAGATACTGGAGAAGGTGTCCCGTAGTGACTTGTAG